The DNA sequence ATGATTGGCCTTAGTTGATGTGCTTGTTCGTGATAGTCATCATTATCAATCATCAATCCAATCAGGTATGTGCTATCTAAAAATATCATATTTATCTGTAACTACTTTTCTTTAATTCTACACTGTTAGTTGGTACTTCTGAGTGTGATACCCCATCTAATTTCTCTAAGTTTTTATCTCCTTCAGGTTTATCAAAAGACAACATTGCTTCAATATCACTAATGCTCATTACATTAGTTGGAGTGTCATCCTCTTTAAGACCTTTTAGAATGTACTTATTTGCCAAATCCAATTGTGTAATTCCTGTTTCAACACTTTTCAATTTCAACAATTGTTTAATATCCTCATTTATCCTAATTGTTGTTGCCATCCAAATCACTTCCAAAAATTCATTGTATATTTGTATACTAATATATTTTTATAATAATATATTAATCTTTTGGAAAACATACTTCTGATAGATGCAAAATAATATACTTTTAATCATTGGTTCCTTATAATGCAAGATTAATCCCAATTGTTAAAAAATAGTTATTCTTTTTAATTTTTAAGGGTATAAATCACCAATATTGTACTTAACAGAGAATTTTGTATTATATTTAGAGCAAAGCCCCAATTTATAATCATTAATATCAAATAAGTTAAATTTCAAATTGTTTTTATCATTTTTAAGTTTAATCTCATCATTAATCAGTATTTCAAAGCTGTCTAATTTTAGGTGAAATCCCAATCCGGTGTATTTCATATAGCTTTCCTTCAAAACCCAGTAATTGAAAAATTCATCTGAAGGACATTTGGAGTTCATGATATTTTCATATTCTGAATTATAGAAATAATGTTTAGCTATGTTTAAATCAATTGTAGGATCATTATATTCAACATCAACACCAACTTCCATATCAGATATTGCACATGCAACAATTTTACCTGAATGACTTAAATTGAAATGGATATTGTCATTGTTAGATAGACATGCCTTACCAAATTTTCCTATTTCGAAAGCAGGTTGTGTTATATTCTCTTCACTCAATAATTTTTTCAAAAGTAAATACGCACCACAACTAAGCTTTTTATCCTTATCAAATCTAAAATTATCCACTTTTACTTTACGAATTTTAGGCAATAAATTATAAGATTTACTTAAATTTAAATCACTAACATCAACATAAGCTAACTTAATCATCTTTAATCATCAAATACATTAAGGTCATATCATCAAATTGTTCTTGACCGCCAATAAACTTATCAATATCTTCAAGCAATGGTTTGATTGGATCTTTATCATTTTTATAAATATTGAAGAAATCAATTAACCTTTTTTCACCATACATTTCATTATATTTATTATTGGCATCAGTTATTCCATCAGTGTATGCAACAAGTTCACTATCCAAAATGATTTCCTCTTTTTCAAATTTAAAATCATCCATTATTCCCAAAACAAGCCCCTCATTCACTTTTAAAAATTCAAATGAGTTATCATGTTTGATTAATGGAGGGTTATGTCCTGCATTGGCAAATGTCAATTTATGAGTATTTTTATTATAAATTCCCAGCCATAATGTGATGAACATTGCTTCAGAATTGTTTTCACATAACTGATTGTTAAGCGAATACAAAATCTTTGAAGGATTTTTTTCATGCATGAGAAGCTGTTTGATCATGACTTGTGTGATTGTTGCAAGCAATGCTGCGGGAACGCCTTTGCCTGACGCATCTCCAATAACAATAGCCAAATTGTCCCCATCAAATTCATAATAATCAAAGAAGTCTCCACCAACTTCTTTTGCAGGATGGGAATATCCATTAACAATGAAATATTCATTATCAATTGGTTCTAATGGAAGATTTGACTGTTGGATTTTAGTTGCAATATCAAGCTCCGCTTTAATGCGCTCCTTTTCACCTTCAATTTTTTGAATATTTTCAATGTAATAATTATTATGACTGATTAAGTCAAAATAACTTCTGGCTAAAACTCCAATCTCATCATCATT is a window from the Methanobrevibacter sp. genome containing:
- a CDS encoding 4'-phosphopantetheinyl transferase superfamily protein, with translation MIKLAYVDVSDLNLSKSYNLLPKIRKVKVDNFRFDKDKKLSCGAYLLLKKLLSEENITQPAFEIGKFGKACLSNNDNIHFNLSHSGKIVACAISDMEVGVDVEYNDPTIDLNIAKHYFYNSEYENIMNSKCPSDEFFNYWVLKESYMKYTGLGFHLKLDSFEILINDEIKLKNDKNNLKFNLFDINDYKLGLCSKYNTKFSVKYNIGDLYP